A genomic stretch from Haloarchaeobius amylolyticus includes:
- a CDS encoding SAM hydrolase/SAM-dependent halogenase family protein, with protein sequence MITLASDFGSPYPSAMRGVICAESDARIEDVAHDFPRHDVRAAAFWLREVLPYFPPAVHCVVVDPGVGTDRDAIVLRVGEHALVAPDNGVVLPVARELAGLAPGDPLDTAADVAAFVVDDEDAASSTFHGRDVFAPAAAAVHDAGVADADSLARLTSTDPGSLVDCTLPEATIEGERAEGEVLVVDDFGNAITNVPGDFLAGASAVTVDGTRTPVGDTFAAVSEGDRLVTVGSHGNVECDVNQGRGDEAFGLAPGDTVVLERC encoded by the coding sequence ATGATAACGCTCGCCTCGGACTTCGGGTCGCCCTACCCGTCCGCGATGCGCGGCGTCATCTGTGCCGAGTCCGACGCCCGCATCGAGGACGTGGCCCACGATTTCCCCCGACACGACGTGCGTGCCGCCGCCTTCTGGCTCCGCGAGGTCCTGCCGTACTTCCCACCGGCGGTCCACTGCGTCGTCGTCGACCCCGGCGTCGGCACCGACCGCGACGCCATCGTCCTCCGGGTCGGCGAGCACGCCCTCGTCGCGCCCGACAACGGCGTGGTCCTCCCGGTCGCCCGCGAGCTTGCTGGACTCGCGCCCGGCGACCCACTCGACACCGCCGCGGACGTGGCCGCCTTCGTCGTCGACGACGAGGACGCCGCGAGCAGCACCTTCCACGGCCGGGACGTGTTCGCGCCGGCGGCCGCCGCGGTCCACGACGCCGGCGTGGCGGACGCCGACTCGCTCGCCCGGCTCACCTCGACCGACCCCGGCAGTCTCGTCGACTGCACGCTTCCCGAAGCCACCATCGAGGGCGAGCGCGCCGAGGGCGAGGTGCTCGTCGTCGACGACTTCGGGAACGCTATCACGAACGTCCCCGGCGACTTCCTCGCGGGCGCGAGCGCAGTCACGGTGGACGGGACCCGGACACCCGTCGGCGACACCTTCGCCGCGGTCTCCGAGGGCGACCGCCTCGTCACCGTCGGTAGCCACGGCAACGTCGAGTGCGACGTGAACCAGGGCCGCGGCGACGAGGCGTTCGGACTGGCACCGGGAGATACAGTCGTACTGGAGCGCTGTTGA
- a CDS encoding trimeric intracellular cation channel family protein, with the protein MLTPFAAMNALGTVAFGAAGASKGVEKDLDYLGVSVLGVVTALGGGITRDLLVGKVPGALLSELDMTLALAGVGVAIVLAHLEAGDIADSPLLTIPDAIGLAAFAGTGAIVGYQAGLSPFGVVITATLTGTGGGAIRDLLAQEVPSILHEDFYATCALAGGAVFWVVREAGGPQVWATALSVGLALGLRLAAMRYDWSLPNP; encoded by the coding sequence ATGCTGACGCCGTTCGCCGCGATGAACGCCCTCGGTACCGTCGCCTTCGGGGCCGCCGGCGCCTCGAAGGGCGTCGAGAAGGACCTCGACTACCTCGGGGTGTCGGTGCTGGGAGTCGTCACGGCCCTCGGCGGGGGTATCACCCGCGACCTGCTCGTCGGCAAGGTCCCCGGCGCGCTCCTCTCGGAACTCGACATGACGCTCGCGCTGGCCGGCGTGGGCGTCGCTATCGTCCTCGCGCACCTCGAAGCCGGCGACATCGCGGACTCGCCCCTGCTCACGATTCCGGACGCTATCGGCCTCGCGGCCTTCGCCGGGACCGGTGCCATCGTCGGCTACCAGGCCGGCCTCTCGCCCTTCGGCGTCGTCATCACGGCGACCCTGACGGGGACCGGCGGCGGGGCGATTCGCGACCTGCTGGCTCAGGAGGTTCCGAGCATCCTCCACGAGGACTTCTACGCGACCTGCGCGCTGGCCGGTGGCGCCGTCTTCTGGGTCGTTCGCGAGGCCGGCGGTCCGCAGGTGTGGGCGACGGCCCTGAGCGTCGGCCTCGCGCTCGGGTTGCGGCTGGCGGCGATGCGGTACGACTGGTCGCTGCCGAATCCCTGA
- a CDS encoding APC family permease: MSERLGLTEAISIALGGMIGGGIYAVLGVVAGITKAATWFAFVLAGVVAACAGYSYVTLNTMSDNQGGSVSFVQSFVGNSTLAGMVGWTLLFGYIGSMAMYAFAFAEFTMWFDAVPTSFASLPLRPVLSVVAVAAFVGLNLLGAQATGSAENVLVAGKVGILVVFGVLGLVYATMLEPMAVSMGTSKLASFSPVMAAAVSFVAFQGWQLLFYDQDSISDPVETIRKAVYVSIPVSVLIYILVAVVTVNLVPQAITKHPHTALVRAGQQMVSPWGVGAAAAVVISFSAILSTGSAINATLFSTAHFAEGMVSDGLLPDRITSEDHDEGVPPRTVLVIGVVTAAFTAYGSLNAITSFASLAFIVVFGSMSLLAFRQRDQEAVTGAIPAVGAVGAFGFFPLMLYHLYTKEPGTFYMVVAIAAAVIALELLYFERETIEEEVEAFESEVASAADGVFGNSDD, encoded by the coding sequence ATGTCTGAACGACTCGGTCTCACGGAAGCGATATCCATCGCCCTCGGTGGGATGATCGGCGGGGGCATCTACGCCGTGCTGGGTGTGGTCGCCGGCATCACGAAGGCTGCGACGTGGTTCGCCTTCGTGCTCGCCGGCGTGGTCGCCGCCTGCGCGGGCTACTCCTACGTCACGTTGAACACCATGAGCGACAACCAGGGCGGGTCGGTGTCGTTCGTCCAGTCCTTCGTCGGGAACTCGACGCTGGCCGGGATGGTCGGCTGGACGCTGTTGTTCGGGTACATCGGCTCCATGGCGATGTACGCCTTCGCGTTCGCCGAGTTCACCATGTGGTTCGACGCGGTCCCGACGTCGTTCGCCAGCCTCCCACTCCGGCCGGTGCTCTCGGTCGTCGCGGTCGCTGCCTTCGTCGGGCTGAACCTGCTCGGCGCGCAGGCGACCGGCTCGGCCGAGAACGTCCTCGTCGCCGGGAAGGTCGGCATCCTCGTCGTCTTCGGGGTGCTCGGGCTGGTGTACGCGACGATGCTCGAACCGATGGCGGTCTCGATGGGCACGAGCAAGCTCGCCTCCTTCAGCCCCGTGATGGCGGCGGCGGTCTCCTTCGTCGCCTTCCAGGGCTGGCAACTGCTGTTCTACGACCAGGACAGCATCTCCGACCCGGTGGAGACCATCCGGAAGGCGGTGTACGTCTCCATCCCCGTGTCGGTGCTCATCTACATCCTCGTGGCCGTCGTGACGGTGAACCTCGTCCCGCAGGCCATCACCAAGCATCCCCACACCGCGCTGGTGAGGGCCGGGCAGCAGATGGTCTCGCCGTGGGGTGTCGGCGCGGCCGCGGCCGTCGTCATCTCGTTCTCGGCCATCCTCTCGACCGGGAGCGCCATCAACGCGACGCTGTTCTCGACCGCCCACTTCGCGGAGGGCATGGTCAGTGACGGCCTGCTCCCGGACCGCATCACCAGCGAGGACCACGACGAGGGCGTCCCGCCGCGGACCGTCCTCGTCATCGGGGTGGTGACCGCCGCGTTCACCGCCTACGGGAGCCTGAACGCCATCACCTCGTTCGCCTCGCTCGCGTTCATCGTCGTCTTCGGGTCGATGAGCCTGCTCGCGTTCCGCCAGCGCGACCAGGAGGCGGTGACGGGCGCCATCCCCGCGGTCGGCGCCGTCGGCGCGTTCGGCTTCTTCCCGCTGATGCTGTACCACCTCTACACGAAGGAACCGGGGACGTTCTACATGGTCGTCGCCATCGCCGCCGCGGTCATCGCGCTCGAGTTGCTGTACTTCGAGCGCGAGACCATCGAGGAGGAGGTCGAAGCCTTCGAGTCCGAGGTCGCGAGCGCCGCGGACGGCGTCTTCGGGAACTCGGACGATTGA
- the thsA gene encoding thermosome subunit alpha, producing MFILAEDTRRTHGRDAQSSNIMAGKAVAEAVRTTLGPRGMDKMLVDTSGTVVITNDGATILKEMDIEHPAAQMIVEVAQSQEDEVGDGTTTAAVLAGQLLAQAEDLLESDVHPTTIVEGYREASRIALETIDEMVLDVEMDDETLHQVAESSMTGKGTGGLTADQLAETVVEAIRHVQEGTDVERDDVRIHTKVGASSNATELVEGIIIDEEPVHDSMPRTVEDANILVLDMDLEVRKTDVDAEYRIDSIDQLEAVMEAEETELRGYAKTIADSKVDVVFTTDDIDRRVASYLSNEGILAFEKLSSTDARAIARATGAKRLGSLEDLDGEDFGHADEIRVERFGEDELTFIEGGAAAKSVTMFVRGGTEHVVDELERALTDALDVVAVAAESEEVVPGAGATEIAISDAVRQGAAGIEGRKQLAVEAFADAVDTLPRTLAENTGMDSIDALVSLRAAYEGGDVMGVISEGESGRIDDPLKYGVIDPADVKREAVESATEAATMIIRIDDIIAAK from the coding sequence ATGTTCATCCTCGCAGAGGACACCCGACGAACCCACGGCCGCGACGCCCAGTCGTCGAACATCATGGCCGGCAAGGCCGTCGCCGAGGCCGTCCGCACCACACTCGGCCCCCGCGGCATGGACAAGATGCTCGTCGACACCTCGGGCACGGTCGTCATCACGAACGACGGCGCGACCATCCTGAAGGAGATGGACATCGAGCACCCCGCGGCCCAGATGATCGTCGAGGTCGCCCAGTCCCAGGAGGACGAGGTCGGTGACGGCACCACCACCGCGGCCGTCCTCGCGGGCCAGCTCCTCGCGCAGGCCGAGGACCTGCTCGAGAGCGACGTCCACCCGACGACCATCGTCGAGGGCTACCGCGAGGCCTCGCGCATCGCCCTCGAGACCATCGACGAGATGGTCCTCGACGTCGAGATGGACGACGAGACGCTCCACCAGGTCGCCGAGTCCAGCATGACCGGCAAGGGCACCGGCGGCCTCACCGCCGACCAGCTCGCCGAGACCGTCGTCGAGGCCATCCGCCACGTCCAAGAGGGCACCGACGTCGAGCGCGACGACGTGCGCATCCACACGAAGGTCGGCGCGTCCTCGAACGCGACCGAACTCGTCGAGGGTATCATCATCGACGAGGAGCCCGTCCACGACTCGATGCCCCGCACCGTCGAGGACGCCAACATCCTCGTCCTCGACATGGACCTCGAGGTCAGAAAGACCGACGTCGACGCGGAGTACCGCATCGACTCCATCGACCAGCTCGAGGCCGTCATGGAGGCCGAGGAGACCGAACTCCGCGGCTACGCGAAGACCATCGCCGACTCGAAGGTCGACGTCGTCTTCACCACCGACGACATCGACAGGCGCGTCGCCTCCTACCTCTCGAACGAGGGTATCCTCGCCTTCGAGAAGCTCTCCAGCACGGACGCCCGGGCCATCGCTCGCGCGACCGGCGCGAAGCGCCTCGGCTCGCTCGAGGACCTCGACGGCGAGGACTTCGGCCACGCCGACGAGATCCGCGTCGAGCGCTTCGGCGAGGACGAGCTCACCTTCATCGAGGGCGGCGCGGCCGCGAAGTCCGTGACCATGTTCGTCCGCGGCGGCACCGAGCACGTCGTCGACGAACTCGAGCGCGCCCTCACGGACGCGCTCGACGTGGTCGCCGTCGCGGCCGAGTCCGAAGAGGTCGTCCCCGGCGCGGGTGCGACCGAGATCGCCATCTCCGACGCGGTCCGCCAGGGTGCGGCCGGCATCGAGGGCCGCAAGCAACTCGCCGTCGAGGCGTTCGCCGACGCGGTCGACACGCTCCCGCGCACCCTCGCGGAGAACACCGGCATGGACTCCATCGACGCGCTCGTCTCGCTGCGCGCCGCCTACGAGGGCGGTGACGTGATGGGCGTCATCAGCGAGGGCGAGTCGGGCCGCATCGACGACCCGCTCAAGTACGGCGTCATCGACCCCGCCGACGTGAAGCGCGAAGCCGTCGAGTCCGCGACCGAGGCCGCGACGATGATCATCCGCATCGACGACATCATCGCCGCGAAGTAA
- a CDS encoding amidohydrolase family protein, producing MLELEHRFRVVDVHAQLTSDEFASTRGRAISPEKLEREMQQAGVVRSVVFPEPGPEEGDYLTRNNTVARLSVDRPFVAFARINGQRDPGAGATARLRNLTTSRQPWHTSPADVEQYAYDDRFHGFVLDAPNDGLPDEQVLDELASVGLPVLVRAGQGFAPEAVAETLLGRGFPVVVAHLGGYPLDRDMMDRTIDLLDHYDDTYVDTSFVRFRDQLERAMLEHPDRVLFGSGAPWTHPNVGVMELLTLDVSEDTMRRAFAKNACRVIEALRPAAEA from the coding sequence ATGCTGGAGTTGGAACACCGGTTCCGCGTCGTAGACGTCCACGCCCAACTCACCAGCGACGAGTTCGCCTCGACACGCGGCCGCGCCATCTCGCCCGAGAAACTCGAACGCGAGATGCAACAGGCAGGGGTCGTCCGGTCCGTCGTCTTCCCCGAGCCCGGTCCCGAGGAGGGTGACTACCTCACCCGGAACAACACCGTCGCCCGGCTGAGCGTCGACCGCCCGTTCGTCGCGTTCGCCCGTATCAACGGCCAGCGCGACCCCGGCGCGGGTGCGACCGCCCGACTGCGGAACCTCACGACATCCCGGCAGCCGTGGCACACCTCGCCTGCCGACGTGGAACAGTACGCCTACGACGACCGGTTCCACGGGTTCGTCCTCGACGCGCCCAACGACGGGTTGCCGGACGAGCAGGTCCTGGACGAACTCGCGTCGGTCGGGCTGCCGGTGCTGGTCCGGGCCGGGCAGGGGTTCGCCCCCGAGGCAGTCGCCGAGACGCTCCTGGGCCGGGGCTTCCCGGTCGTCGTGGCCCACCTCGGCGGCTACCCGCTCGACCGCGACATGATGGACCGGACCATCGACCTGCTCGACCACTACGACGACACCTACGTCGACACCTCCTTCGTCCGGTTCCGCGACCAGCTCGAACGCGCCATGCTGGAGCACCCGGACAGGGTGCTCTTCGGGAGCGGCGCGCCCTGGACGCACCCGAACGTGGGCGTGATGGAACTGCTGACGCTCGACGTCTCGGAGGATACGATGCGCCGGGCCTTCGCGAAGAACGCCTGCCGGGTCATCGAGGCACTGCGACCCGCGGCAGAAGCCTGA
- a CDS encoding glycosyltransferase family 2 protein: MQLSVVVPTLNGREELHASLDALGEHVPDAEVVVVNGPSADGTTGMVRERDDVDVLVEISERNINVARNAGIEVATGDVVALVSYDLAVEPSWYEGLVSALDDGAAVVTGPTHRTVKAGMTTEEKESVSLAGREVTYFNGDNVAFERQVLEDMDGFDEYLQTGGARDGAHRLAHLRHDVTWESSMSVRGEFETDGGHTVHDWEWKYRALSYRLVKNYGVRPTVAARAVKHALLDGARSLKGVVTGHERPSSWLGGGRSVVKGMLLGWKDGLAARKNDRTLRRNPNGISTRQDRAVCRYQVAGE; the protein is encoded by the coding sequence ATGCAACTCTCGGTGGTCGTCCCGACACTGAACGGCCGAGAGGAACTCCACGCCTCGCTGGACGCGCTCGGTGAGCACGTCCCAGACGCCGAGGTCGTGGTGGTCAACGGGCCGTCGGCCGACGGGACGACCGGGATGGTCCGCGAGCGCGACGACGTCGACGTGCTCGTCGAGATCAGCGAGCGGAACATCAACGTCGCCCGGAACGCCGGCATCGAGGTGGCGACGGGCGACGTGGTCGCGCTCGTCAGCTACGACCTCGCGGTCGAGCCGTCCTGGTACGAGGGGCTGGTGAGCGCCCTCGACGACGGGGCTGCCGTCGTGACGGGGCCGACACACCGGACCGTCAAGGCCGGGATGACCACCGAGGAGAAGGAGTCTGTTTCTCTCGCGGGCCGTGAGGTGACGTACTTCAACGGCGACAACGTCGCGTTCGAACGACAGGTACTGGAGGACATGGACGGGTTCGACGAGTACCTCCAGACCGGCGGGGCCCGCGACGGCGCCCACCGGCTGGCCCACCTCCGGCACGACGTGACGTGGGAGTCGTCGATGTCCGTCCGCGGCGAGTTCGAGACCGACGGCGGCCACACCGTCCACGACTGGGAGTGGAAGTACCGGGCGCTGTCGTACCGGCTGGTGAAGAACTACGGCGTCCGTCCGACGGTCGCCGCGCGTGCGGTGAAACACGCGCTGCTGGACGGGGCGCGCTCCCTGAAGGGCGTCGTCACCGGCCACGAGCGCCCCTCGTCGTGGCTCGGTGGCGGGCGCTCGGTGGTCAAGGGGATGCTCCTCGGGTGGAAGGACGGCCTCGCCGCCCGGAAGAACGACCGGACGCTCCGGCGGAACCCGAACGGCATCTCGACCCGGCAGGACCGGGCGGTGTGTCGCTACCAGGTCGCCGGCGAGTGA
- a CDS encoding class I SAM-dependent methyltransferase, producing MKGQEWYQTDEVAEEYEEKRFSRGGRLIDRREKEAVLNAIGPVDDKDILEIACGTGRFTVMLAERGADIVGLDISAAMLQQGRRKARAAGVADHLEFMRGDAARLPFPDDHFDTVMAMRFFHLADTPASFLSEMCRVSKEQVFFDTFNRFSTRSIYNWALPMGSRLYSRSEVESLLSKSGLQLAGESHDFVLPYGFYRQIPGNLASTFRGLDKEILDAPGLERLASVSYWNARVE from the coding sequence GTGAAGGGGCAGGAATGGTACCAGACCGACGAGGTGGCCGAGGAGTACGAAGAGAAGCGGTTCTCCCGTGGCGGTCGCCTCATCGATCGGCGCGAGAAGGAGGCCGTACTGAACGCCATCGGCCCCGTCGACGACAAGGACATCCTCGAGATAGCCTGCGGTACGGGTCGATTCACGGTCATGCTCGCCGAGCGTGGTGCCGACATCGTCGGTCTCGACATCTCCGCGGCGATGCTCCAGCAGGGGCGCCGGAAGGCACGCGCCGCCGGGGTCGCCGACCACCTGGAGTTCATGCGTGGTGACGCCGCTCGCCTGCCGTTCCCGGACGACCACTTCGACACGGTGATGGCGATGCGTTTCTTCCATCTGGCCGACACCCCTGCCTCGTTCCTCTCCGAGATGTGCCGCGTCTCGAAGGAACAGGTGTTCTTCGACACCTTCAACCGGTTCTCGACGCGGAGCATCTACAACTGGGCGCTCCCGATGGGGTCGCGACTCTACTCGCGTTCGGAGGTCGAGTCGCTGCTCTCGAAGTCCGGACTCCAGCTCGCCGGCGAGTCCCACGACTTCGTGCTCCCGTACGGGTTCTACCGGCAGATCCCCGGCAACCTCGCGAGCACGTTCCGGGGCCTCGACAAGGAGATCCTCGACGCGCCGGGGCTCGAACGCCTCGCCTCGGTTTCCTACTGGAACGCGCGCGTCGAATGA
- a CDS encoding PPOX class F420-dependent oxidoreductase, with translation MEPIPEQYHDLFEKQTFAHFATLMPDGTPQVTPVWVDYDPETNHVLVNTARGRRKERNVRENPKVGIEMTDPDDPYRFLSVRGEVVAVTEDGAVEHIDELAQRYMGQDTYPNHGEESGPRVIIRIRPARVTGN, from the coding sequence ATGGAGCCGATTCCGGAGCAGTACCACGACCTGTTCGAGAAGCAGACGTTCGCGCACTTCGCGACGCTGATGCCCGACGGGACGCCGCAGGTGACCCCGGTCTGGGTCGACTACGACCCCGAGACGAACCACGTGCTCGTCAACACCGCCCGGGGCCGCCGGAAGGAGCGCAACGTCCGCGAGAACCCGAAGGTCGGCATCGAGATGACCGACCCGGACGACCCGTACCGGTTCCTCTCGGTGCGGGGCGAGGTCGTGGCGGTCACCGAGGACGGCGCGGTCGAGCACATCGACGAGCTGGCCCAGCGCTACATGGGGCAAGACACGTACCCGAACCACGGCGAGGAGTCCGGGCCGCGGGTCATCATTCGGATTCGACCGGCTCGGGTGACTGGTAACTAG
- a CDS encoding winged helix-turn-helix domain-containing protein, whose protein sequence is MSMSTADDRAENAEETLSDAEYRERLRELPPSAKLVAKVLESDSPLSQGQLAEESLLPDRTVRYALNRLEDAGLVSSRYSFQDARKQVYYLNI, encoded by the coding sequence ATGAGCATGAGTACCGCAGACGACCGTGCCGAGAACGCAGAGGAGACCCTCTCCGACGCCGAATACCGCGAACGCCTCCGCGAGCTTCCCCCGAGCGCGAAGCTCGTCGCCAAGGTCCTGGAGTCCGACTCGCCCCTCTCGCAGGGGCAGCTGGCCGAGGAGTCCCTCCTCCCCGACCGCACGGTCCGCTACGCCCTCAACCGCCTGGAGGACGCGGGCCTCGTCAGCTCGCGCTACAGTTTCCAGGACGCGCGCAAGCAGGTCTACTACCTCAACATCTAG
- a CDS encoding MBL fold metallo-hydrolase, whose amino-acid sequence MTDVVPAVTRIAVPTETRAPTARTNAYVVGERTALLVDPATTNERLDEVVSTHDVRHIAVTHTHSDHVDAVAHYADQTGATVWARQGHEDAFTAATGVEPDRTFREGTVIPDVGVRVLETPGHARDHVSFVAGDSILCGDLAIAEGSVVVGGDGADLRAYLTSLRRLWAMAPGELCPGHGPVLTDPRGQCERLIRHRNRREQKVLGAVVAGAETLDEVLDSAYDKDLSGVRDLAAATVECHLSKLSRAGRIDWDGERASPV is encoded by the coding sequence ATGACCGACGTCGTGCCAGCCGTCACGCGGATCGCCGTCCCGACGGAGACTCGTGCGCCGACCGCCCGGACCAACGCCTACGTGGTCGGCGAGCGCACCGCCCTGCTCGTCGACCCCGCGACGACCAACGAACGCCTCGACGAGGTCGTCTCGACCCACGACGTGCGCCACATCGCGGTGACGCACACTCATTCGGACCACGTCGACGCGGTCGCCCACTATGCGGACCAGACGGGCGCGACCGTCTGGGCACGCCAGGGACACGAGGACGCCTTCACCGCCGCCACCGGCGTCGAGCCGGACCGGACGTTCCGCGAGGGGACGGTCATCCCCGACGTGGGCGTTCGCGTCCTGGAGACGCCCGGGCACGCCCGCGACCACGTCTCGTTCGTCGCCGGGGATTCCATCCTCTGTGGCGACCTCGCCATCGCCGAGGGGAGCGTCGTCGTGGGCGGCGACGGGGCCGACCTGCGCGCCTACCTCACCAGCCTGCGCCGGCTCTGGGCGATGGCGCCCGGCGAACTCTGTCCGGGCCACGGGCCCGTCCTGACCGACCCGCGCGGCCAGTGCGAGCGTCTCATCCGGCACCGGAACCGGCGCGAGCAGAAGGTCCTCGGTGCGGTCGTCGCCGGGGCCGAGACGCTCGACGAGGTGCTCGATTCGGCCTACGACAAGGACCTCTCCGGGGTGCGGGACCTCGCGGCCGCGACGGTCGAGTGTCACCTGTCGAAACTGTCGCGGGCCGGTCGCATCGACTGGGACGGCGAGCGGGCCAGCCCGGTGTAA
- a CDS encoding PLDc N-terminal domain-containing protein, with amino-acid sequence MAGEALFVLFALAMFVLFAIVLPIWTYNDAQRNSSHSGLLWALVVFFGGIIGILLYFIIGRDQTGPGGAASTY; translated from the coding sequence ATGGCAGGAGAAGCCCTCTTCGTCCTCTTCGCCCTCGCGATGTTCGTCCTGTTCGCCATCGTCCTCCCCATCTGGACGTACAACGATGCCCAGCGGAACAGCTCGCACAGCGGGCTGCTCTGGGCACTGGTCGTGTTCTTCGGCGGCATCATCGGCATCCTGCTGTACTTCATCATCGGCCGCGACCAGACGGGTCCCGGCGGTGCGGCCTCGACGTACTGA
- a CDS encoding YkgJ family cysteine cluster protein, with translation MESLEAELERAKDLDVASLADAIEDIGFECTRCGACCTSEADDPHTATVFPDEVRDLQATTEYDWRDVARPMPYGLTENPEGDLEGETFEWALQTDSCGDCTFYTEDEDGVGACSVHGSRPLICRTYPFSVALAGTSQPMGEAVDESGVVRAHECEGLGRDISREDAEELAAALKERAVRELDEAIAVRDEYEPASPRSGEVVVHDSEGAKRPDGTDAE, from the coding sequence ATGGAGTCACTCGAAGCCGAACTCGAGCGCGCGAAGGACCTCGACGTGGCCAGCCTCGCCGACGCCATCGAGGACATCGGCTTCGAGTGCACGCGCTGTGGCGCCTGCTGCACGTCGGAGGCCGACGACCCCCACACCGCGACGGTGTTCCCCGACGAGGTCCGTGACCTGCAGGCGACCACGGAGTACGACTGGCGCGACGTGGCCCGCCCGATGCCCTACGGCCTCACCGAGAACCCAGAGGGGGACCTCGAGGGCGAGACGTTCGAGTGGGCCCTCCAGACCGACTCGTGTGGGGACTGCACCTTCTACACCGAGGACGAGGACGGCGTCGGCGCGTGTTCGGTCCACGGGTCGCGGCCCCTCATCTGCCGGACCTACCCCTTCAGCGTCGCCCTCGCGGGGACGAGCCAGCCGATGGGTGAGGCGGTCGACGAGTCTGGTGTCGTCCGTGCCCACGAGTGCGAGGGCCTCGGTCGGGACATCTCACGCGAGGACGCCGAGGAGCTGGCCGCGGCGCTCAAGGAGCGGGCGGTGCGAGAACTGGACGAAGCCATCGCCGTCAGGGACGAGTACGAACCCGCGAGTCCGCGATCTGGCGAGGTCGTCGTCCACGACTCGGAAGGCGCGAAACGACCGGACGGGACGGACGCCGAGTGA
- a CDS encoding TRAM domain-containing protein produces MEISDKLLCLFSAEVEGDDDSFTVEVPRQEIENGSVEPGATYRVALIAREEAEEAETTETTSAAPSEPQPPVEAGETRYVEIEDIGKQGDGIARVERGYVIIVPGAEVGERVKVEITEVKSNFAVGEIIEETF; encoded by the coding sequence GTGGAGATATCTGATAAGCTACTGTGTCTGTTCAGCGCCGAGGTAGAGGGGGACGACGACTCCTTCACCGTCGAGGTACCGCGCCAGGAGATCGAGAACGGCTCCGTCGAGCCGGGTGCGACCTACCGCGTCGCACTCATCGCGCGAGAGGAGGCCGAGGAGGCCGAGACCACCGAGACGACGAGCGCCGCCCCGTCCGAGCCCCAGCCCCCGGTGGAAGCCGGCGAAACACGCTACGTCGAGATCGAGGACATCGGCAAGCAGGGCGACGGCATCGCCCGCGTCGAGCGCGGCTACGTCATCATCGTCCCCGGTGCCGAGGTCGGCGAGCGCGTCAAGGTGGAGATAACCGAAGTGAAGTCGAACTTCGCCGTCGGCGAGATCATCGAAGAGACCTTCTGA